The Diachasmimorpha longicaudata isolate KC_UGA_2023 chromosome 18, iyDiaLong2, whole genome shotgun sequence DNA segment ACATCAGCAAGGGCTGATACATCACTGTTTCTTCTTCTCGATAAATGAAGATCGGAAAATTGCTCAAAATCAACGGACAGGAATTCCTTTCCTGATATCTCCTTTGTGGACTCGTTCACCTGGAGGAGAAACTTAACTTTCACGAGGACATTCAGCTCCCTCTCGACTGGAATGATCTTGGATTTTGGTTTGTCCTCGTTCATGAATGAATCCCCCTCGCTGTCACTGACTAGGTTGAGGAGCTCAGGGGGCTTGCTGGGGGTTTTTGGGGCCCCTGAGGACTCCATTGTCGATGGTGATGGACTCAGGGTGAGGTCTGGATCTTGGGATTTTCGGTCATTTCCATTTGTCAATTGGCTTTCACTGCCATCACTCGGTTTTACACTTGTCGCTGATTTATAACTGTCTGTTGCTGATTTACTCTCGCAGGTCTTGTAGGAGGGGTCGAGCGGGATTGCGTCCTCCTGGGAGGCATCCAGGACTATCTTCTCACCGTCCTCGTCGATCTCCACGAGTTCTtttgggggtgggggaggagcTAGAGCTTTGTCGAAAATCACTTCGATGCTCATTCGAGATTTTTTGGAGGTTTCTGGCTTTGGGAGGCTCTGCTCTTGTGCTTTCGGGGACGATGAGGGTAGGGTTTCTGATGGAATGGGGGACGGTGAGGTTGCGGGGACCGCTGGAGTGACGGGCGTGGGGTCGACGTCCATGGACTCTTTCTCAGGGACCTCAGGGACTTGTGGGGCTTCTAGAGGGTCCTGGGGGTGTGGGAGGGCAGCCTCTGGGGGAAGCTGACTTGCAGCTGATGCTGAAGCGTTGGGGGACACCTCTGTGGGCGTCTCGGGGTCTTCAGACTCTGGAAATTTGAAGAGCGGGGGTGAGAATTGAGGAACCctgggatattttttcattttgaacaTTTAGTTATTTTTAAATGGGAGAGGGTTTTTTTTCGTCAACTTTAGACTCTTTGAAAGCCACTCGTTAATTTAATGTAAAAcaaacctttttttttaatgtccaACATTATTGAAGTCaaatcgaaaattaaaaaagtcaCCTAACCTCACCCTTTCAGTAATCAACGCCcataaagaattaaaaaattcataaaaatgaggAAGGCCATCACTGACCAAAAATGATaacataaaaatatgaatatattttaaaaatattatatattcATGCCTTTCCATACTTTCATGTTGTCTACACAATCCTCACGACACAAAAGAGTCAAGAAAATTGACCTcacaatcaaatgaaaaattaagaacATAAAAATCCTTCCTCCGTGACTCCAATAATCCCTAATTTCCAgtaaagattaaaaaaaatcaacagaccTTCGATCTCATCGAGTTTCTTCCTGACAGAGGTCAAGGCATCCTCCCTGGAGGATGTCCTCTGGAACTTGATCGCCAGATCCACCTCCTCCTCAGCCTTTCTCTTCTGTCCCCCAGCACTCAGCTGTCTCCTCTTGGGTGTGAGTATCTCCTCAGTCGGTGTGCACTGAACAACATCCTCATCCTGTTGTTCCTGATCGTTATCCCTGGGTGAACACTCCGGCTCGACAACAGACTTGTCCCCCTTATCGTTATCCCGCGCTTCATCCTGATCATCTCCATCGGTCTCGTGCTGGCTCAACTCGACATTACCATCACCCTTGTCACCAACATTGTCCCCAGTGATTTTTTCCTCCTGTGTTTCCACCTCAGCGATTAGATGAAAATCCTGGCTCTCATTCAGTGGCGATTTATGTTGGGTATTGTCGTGATCATTTGTCGTTGGAGAATCGTCCTTTTGCGTCTCTGGGATTACACGGTCCATGGATAATTCCGACATTATCTCGGGGCCACGCGAATACGATGCGCGAATATGTCAGACTCGTTACTTCGATAATTTATTGCTGAATTCATCAAGTTATggggaattattaatttaccgAAATTACCTCCGATAACAAGAcgaggcttttttttttgcgaaagaACGCGCGAAGTTGGCTACGCGTTTTCTGCTACCCGGTGTGTGTGCATTTGCTCACGGGCTGCGGATCATGAGCGCCAGTTGATGAGTGAGCAATGTCCCTAGCACTCATCGACCGAAATCCCTAGATATTCTCCGCGACCAATGGGGATCACTGGCGGAAAAAAATGGAGCACCACTTCAGTTTTGAAATGAGATTTGATTTTTGGAGTGGATTTTTACTTCTTTGGTGCAGTTGTGGAGGTTCACAAACTGTAGACTCGAAGTCGATCGCTGATTATGTGATAATTCACATAGAAAATTACGGATCTTTCGAATATATTTCGGAAATCTTTGAGAGATTCTTTCAAATATCTTTTTGGTGAGTCAAAACGATCTTCATAAGATAACTTTATTGGAAGATCTCATCGAGGTTAGACTGTACAACCCTTTGGCTCTTCCCCTGACTGCTGATCACTGGGTAAATATTCAGGTCTTGAAAGACAATCAAGTTTAATAGATTCAAAATAGACAGAAATCTTCATCTGACCTTGAAGTGGACGTCCAGGTGATCATCTCCACGTCTGTGGATTTGTTCACTGGACAAAAGTAATTAGAAACTTCTGCAATAAATTTAagtatgataaataaaataatgagggtttgataaaaaaacatttacgtTCTTGTTcttgaaatatattaattttctacGAAAACGAGAAACTTAGAAAACAGTTGGAACCGGTTTTCCTTCCATTTCTCCTCAACCTTCCCTCGCCCCTGTTGTCCTCTGGACTATGCTCATCACCTAGCAAGTACGTATACGTATGTGTATATGATCGTGGTGAGTGTACGTTCGTAGTAGAAGTGAAggtgaaattgaaattctaattttctttattttcggGTGGGGATTTACAACAGAAGTGCTGAACGTACGAGAGTCGATTGGAGCTCACTGAACACTCGATTTTGCTCCTAATCATGACAGGTAAGGGTGACAAAACGAAAAGGGGACCTGGTACCATTGGAAAAACTTATCTCATTGGGTACAATGCAGCACTTGTTGTggggtgagttttttttattttttcaagtatttttatCGATATCTGGGAATATTTCAGTGGTGAAGTTGCTGGGAAGAGATGAGTTGACTTATCTCAGTTCAGTTTTTGGGCGATAGCTCAGGATCTAggggagatagcgaaatttttgtttatacCTTTCTCGTAGGTCTCGATTCGCTCTATAAAAAAGGTTATGATAACAATTTTGTTATCTGCcctagattttgagatattcacgaaaaactgatcAGTCGTCAGAGGTAACTCCTCCCAATTTATCACTTCGTTCCTGAAATTGTCCGGGACGTGAAGAAACATGATGAGAATTGTTGTTCTTAATCATTTTCAGTTGGAGTTATGTATTGTGCTTACTAATGAGATTCTACTTCACTGACGACTTCAAAGGTCAAAGTTTGTGGGACGTTGAATACAACTCACTCATGTTATTCCAAAATGCTGCAGTTTTGGaggtaaaatttttaattaatccctAGCATAACAGGTTTTCATGAGTTTTAGGATTGAAAACAATAGCAACACTGTCCCAAAATTactttttaaacaaatttattgacccaattattttctcctccagaaaattaaacgaaaaacctgaagaaaattcttgaattcaGGAAACAGCAGACAATATGTCAATAAAAtaagtaaaaatgaaaaataaaattccattcaaattttcagttcaatatttcaataaaattaacgcATAATCCAGAGACAGTTCAATAGAAATCCAATAGATTGGAATAAAATCCTTAAATCATCAATGAATTTACGTAATTTCTCCAAAACAATTTGGTGACATATTTGTTAATATCCACAGATTTTTCATGCAGCTGTTGGTTTAGTCCGTTCAAACGTCGTGATCACGACGTTTCAAGTATTAAGCCGAGTCATGGTGGTGTGTGGTGTACTGCTGGCAACACCAGCGAGTGCCGCTGCTGCTTCCGCTGGTTTACCAATAGCACTTTTTGCTTGGTCAGTCACCGAAATTATTCGATACGGATATTACTTTGCGAATCTCGTCGGCTTTGTTCCACATTTGCTTGTGTGGCTcaggtaattaatgataaatattcacaaaatCGAGTCTGAATTATTCAACTCGACGAAAGAACACATACCCAGGTACCATAAT contains these protein-coding regions:
- the LOC135171098 gene encoding very-long-chain (3R)-3-hydroxyacyl-CoA dehydratase 2, whose product is MTGKGDKTKRGPGTIGKTYLIGYNAALVVGWSYVLCLLMRFYFTDDFKGQSLWDVEYNSLMLFQNAAVLEIFHAAVGLVRSNVVITTFQVLSRVMVVCGVLLATPASAAAASAGLPIALFAWSVTEIIRYGYYFANLVGFVPHLLVWLRYTTFIALYPIGVTGELLCFYAARSYAANHPDLWSYALPNAWNFTFSYHYLLIFVMLLYIPLFPQMYLHMFAQRKKILGSPSPQKTKKIQ